In Pseudomonadota bacterium, the genomic window GGGCACGGCCGCACGGTGGATTTTCGGAATACCGTCGTGGTCATGACCTCGAATCTCGGCTCGCAATTCATCCAGGAGATGGCCGGCGAAGAGAACTACGAGGCCATGCGCACCGCCGTGATGGACAGCGTCGCTCAGTTCTTCCGGCCGGAGTTCGTGAACCGCATCGATGAGGTGGTGGTCTTCCACTCGCTGCAAAGGGATCAGATCCAGGCCATCGCCGAGATCCAGGTGCGGCACCTCGCCGCCCGCCTGCGCGCGCAGGACATCGAGTTGGTGATGACACCGGCCGCGCTCGCGACACTCGGTGAGGCCGGATTCGACCCGGTGTATAGCGCCCGTCCCTTGAAGCGCGCGATCCAGACCCAGGTCGAGACACCGCTCGCCCGCGAGCTACTGGCGGGCCGCTTCGGGCCGGGCGACACGGTCCGGGTCGAGGTGCGCGACGGCCGCCTGGTCTTCGAGCGGGAAGCGGGTCCGAGGGCGGCGTCAACGGGATAGCCGCCCTCGACCAGGCCGAGCGGATCGCGATCGCAGCGGGGTGGCGGTCCGGTCCCCTCCCCTGCGGAGCGGGGGGGTTAGGGTAATGGTATGGACTCCTCCCCTCCCTAACGGCATCGTGATGTGCCAGAGTGGAAGATGAAACGACCACTTCAACGAAGAGGAGGAGTCCGGTATGTACAGTACGACAATCGGGTTGGACATTGCAAAGAACGTCTTTCAGGTCCACGGGGTGGATGCAAAGGGTAACGTGGTGCTGCGCAAGGTGCTCAAGCGACGGCAGGTGTTGGAGTTTTTCGCCAACCGGACGCCTAGCCTCATCGGGATGGAGGCCTGCGCCGGGGCGCATTATTGGGCACGGGAGCTCGGGAAGCAGGGGCATGAAGTCAAGCTCATCAGCCCGCAGTTCGTCAAGCCCTATGTGAAGGGGAACAAGAACGACGCCAACGACGCGGAGGCGATCTGCGAAGCCGTCGGGCGTCCCAACATGCGCTTCGTGCCGGTGAAGACTGCCGAGCAGCAAGATGTCCTGGCCCTGCACCGGGTACGCAGTGGGTTGGTGAAGGAGCGGACCGCCCAGGCCAATCGGCTGCGCGGCTTGTTGGGCGAGTACGGGATCGTCATCGGCAAGGGCTTGGCCCAGCTGCGCAAGCGCTTGCCGGAGATCTTGGAGGACGCCGAGAACGACTTGAGTGACTTGGTGCGGGCGTTGTTCGCCGATCTGCACGGGCGGATCTTGGCGCTCGACCGGCAAGTCGCGGCGTACGGGGACAAGCTCAAGACGCTGAACCAGAAGAGCGCGGTGTGCCGCAGGATCGGCCAGGTGCCGGGAGTGGGGCCGATCACGGCGACGGCGATGGCCGCCTCGCTCGGCGATGGTCAGGCCTTCGAGACGGGGCGGCAGGTCTCGGCGTGGCTCGGTCTGGTGCCCGGGCAGCAATCGAGCGGCGGGAAGCCGAAGCTTATGGGCATCAGCAAGCGCGGCGACACCTATCTGCGCACCCTGCTCATCCATGGGGCACGGGCGGTGGTGCGAGCCGCCGCCAAGAAGCACGACACAAAGAGCCGCTGGATCAACGAATTGGTCCAGCGGCGCAACGCCAACATTGCCGCCGTGGCGCTCGCCAACAAGAATGCTCGGGTGATCTGGGCGCTCTTGAGGCGGGGGGAGGACTACCGGGCGCCCGTGTGCGCCAACGCCTGAGCCCGTCAAGATGCGATCCGTAGCGTATGTCCTCCCGAGCCCTCGTGATCCCACACCAGGACGGTACGCCCAAGCACCGGCAGGGCTACCGTCCCTGGCAGTGGATCCCGGCCGTTCCCTGGCCGGGATGACGATGGACAGCCGAGGTCTATCGATGCGGGTTCAAGATGACAGAGGACTAGTACACGACGCGCCGAGCGTATTCGAGAGTCACTCTCCACCCAGTTGCGGAGCATTTCATCGCGATGGCAAACCGGTCGGACCG contains:
- a CDS encoding AAA family ATPase, translating into GHGRTVDFRNTVVVMTSNLGSQFIQEMAGEENYEAMRTAVMDSVAQFFRPEFVNRIDEVVVFHSLQRDQIQAIAEIQVRHLAARLRAQDIELVMTPAALATLGEAGFDPVYSARPLKRAIQTQVETPLARELLAGRFGPGDTVRVEVRDGRLVFEREAGPRAASTG
- a CDS encoding IS110 family transposase yields the protein MYSTTIGLDIAKNVFQVHGVDAKGNVVLRKVLKRRQVLEFFANRTPSLIGMEACAGAHYWARELGKQGHEVKLISPQFVKPYVKGNKNDANDAEAICEAVGRPNMRFVPVKTAEQQDVLALHRVRSGLVKERTAQANRLRGLLGEYGIVIGKGLAQLRKRLPEILEDAENDLSDLVRALFADLHGRILALDRQVAAYGDKLKTLNQKSAVCRRIGQVPGVGPITATAMAASLGDGQAFETGRQVSAWLGLVPGQQSSGGKPKLMGISKRGDTYLRTLLIHGARAVVRAAAKKHDTKSRWINELVQRRNANIAAVALANKNARVIWALLRRGEDYRAPVCANA